One Oryza glaberrima chromosome 11, OglaRS2, whole genome shotgun sequence genomic region harbors:
- the LOC127753722 gene encoding uncharacterized protein LOC127753722 isoform X2 encodes MLLCMDRSSWYRRWSYTSCQSRVSAASRPRCPICVACRVIPYSPTASLPCSVASIWAVCHIAIYYRGIGAAGNTDKQEGGECAGVLFAACAHRCMCLFVSSRTAPASCSEDDLWLDLLAVQGVSELVESITNADTEEKIYVVDKLFQFETLQSYLIPPPNQAEVTASIHTPSLLSEPTLAEDLITQAESSVEHHCNSCSVDCSRKRYHCRTQACHKLISSLWNLQKFQALVVLAGLTRRPCFFWKL; translated from the exons ATGCTCCTCTGTATGGATCGCAGTAGCTGGTACCGGCGGTGGAGTTACACATCCTGCCAGAGCCGGGTGTCGGCGGCCAGCCGGCCACGGTGTCCCATTTGCGTCGCCTGTCGTGTCATCCCATATTCCCCCACTGCGTCGTTACCTTGCTCCGTTGCCTCGATCTGGGCAGTTTGCCACATCGCCATCTACTACAGGGGAATTGGAGCAGCGGGCAACACTGACAAGCAAGAGGGAGGTGAATGTGCTGGCGTTCTATTCGCCGCCTGTGCGCATCGCTGCATGTGCTTGTTCGTGAGCTCGAGGACAGCGCCAGCTTCTTGCTCTGAGGATGACCTGTGGCTGGATCTCTTAG CTGTACAGGGGGTGAGTGAGCTGGTTGAGAGCATAACAAATGCTGATACAGAGGAGAAAATTTATGTAGTGGATAAATTATTTCAGTTTGAAACATTGCAGTCATATCTCATTCCTCCTCCTAACCAAGCAGAGGTGACAGCTTCGATTCACACCCCGAGCTTGCTTTCTGAGCCTACTCTAGCTGAAGATTTGATTACCCAAGCTGAGTCTTCTGTTGAGCACCATTGCAACTCTTGCTCAGTTGATTGCTCAAGGAAGCGCTACCATTGCAGAACTCAG GCATGTCACAAACTGATTTCATCATTATGGAATCTGCAGAAATTCCAGGCTTTGGTGGTACTAGCTGGACTGACCAGGAGACCTTGCTTCTTTTGGAAGCTTTAG
- the LOC127753722 gene encoding SWI/SNF complex subunit SWI3D-like isoform X1 has translation MLLCMDRSSWYRRWSYTSCQSRVSAASRPRCPICVACRVIPYSPTASLPCSVASIWAVCHIAIYYRGIGAAGNTDKQEGGECAGVLFAACAHRCMCLFVSSRTAPASCSEDDLWLDLLAVQGVSELVESITNADTEEKIYVVDKLFQFETLQSYLIPPPNQAEVTASIHTPSLLSEPTLAEDLITQAESSVEHHCNSCSVDCSRKRYHCRTQADYDKGNLDAGMSQTDFIIMESAEIPGFGGTSWTDQETLLLLEALEILQAKWGDIAEHVATKTKAQCMLH, from the exons ATGCTCCTCTGTATGGATCGCAGTAGCTGGTACCGGCGGTGGAGTTACACATCCTGCCAGAGCCGGGTGTCGGCGGCCAGCCGGCCACGGTGTCCCATTTGCGTCGCCTGTCGTGTCATCCCATATTCCCCCACTGCGTCGTTACCTTGCTCCGTTGCCTCGATCTGGGCAGTTTGCCACATCGCCATCTACTACAGGGGAATTGGAGCAGCGGGCAACACTGACAAGCAAGAGGGAGGTGAATGTGCTGGCGTTCTATTCGCCGCCTGTGCGCATCGCTGCATGTGCTTGTTCGTGAGCTCGAGGACAGCGCCAGCTTCTTGCTCTGAGGATGACCTGTGGCTGGATCTCTTAG CTGTACAGGGGGTGAGTGAGCTGGTTGAGAGCATAACAAATGCTGATACAGAGGAGAAAATTTATGTAGTGGATAAATTATTTCAGTTTGAAACATTGCAGTCATATCTCATTCCTCCTCCTAACCAAGCAGAGGTGACAGCTTCGATTCACACCCCGAGCTTGCTTTCTGAGCCTACTCTAGCTGAAGATTTGATTACCCAAGCTGAGTCTTCTGTTGAGCACCATTGCAACTCTTGCTCAGTTGATTGCTCAAGGAAGCGCTACCATTGCAGAACTCAG GCAGACTATGACAAAGGAAATTTGGATGCAGGCATGTCACAAACTGATTTCATCATTATGGAATCTGCAGAAATTCCAGGCTTTGGTGGTACTAGCTGGACTGACCAGGAGACCTTGCTTCTTTTGGAAGCTTTAGAAATTTTGCAAGCAAAATGGGGTGACATTGCCGAGCATGTTGCTACAAAAACCAAAGCACAATGCATGCTACACTGA
- the LOC127755721 gene encoding uncharacterized protein LOC127755721 has product MQSVEPLPISDSRVSKQRLAKIKRKEPTAAEKENLSSCAAPPAAASYAPAARLLRARRRRSPEPFRRRRSGSRAAAPATTSSCHRRSLAAASSRRRRFPEPLARGCARRRLLPPAPLAGAAPLVRRCAPDAAASHRSRLLPCSRRDEEEGELGSAHTATATASPPSKGQHVSADAKTVEHIYLVLIFVCIHGVRFISIFALHLHGIRMRSIERRKMVVDHGAASRNIQRLTTGHHIRRSAPNEALDLMSKHITQAMQRSSGLMIVNTMCRIY; this is encoded by the exons ATGCAATCAG TTGAGCCCCTGCCAATTAGCGATTCCCGCGTCAGTAAACAGCGGTTAgcgaaaataaaaagaaaagaacccaccgccgccgaaaAAGAAAACCTATCCTCCTgtgcggcgccgcccgccgctgcctcctacgcgcccgccgctcgcctcctgcgcgcccgccgccgccgctctccggagccgttccgccgccgccgctccggctcgcgcgcggctgcgcccgccaccacctcctcctgccaccgccgctcgctcgccgccgcctcctcccgccggcgccgctttCCAGAGCCGCTCGCGCGCGGCTgtgcccgccgccggctcctcccaccggcgccgctcgccggagccgcTCCGCTCGTGCGCCGCTGtgcgcccgacgccgccgcctcccaccggaGCCGCCTGCTTCCCTGCTCGCGTCGCgacgaagaggaaggagagctGGGGTCTGCTCAcaccgccactgccaccgcctcgcctcccTCTAAAG GTCAGCATGTCTCAGCAGATGCAAAGACAGTGGAACATATTTATTTG GTGCTAATTTTTGTTTGCATCCATGGAGTTAGGTTTATATCTATTTTCGCATTGCATTTACATGGAATTAGAATGAGGAGTAttgaaagaagaaagatggtggTGGATCATGGGGCAGCGTCGAGGAACATACAG CGGCTCACCACCGGCCATCATATACGCCGATCTGCTCCGAACGAAGCATTGGATCTCATGAGTAAACACATAACTCAGGCGATGCAGCGATCCAGTGGCCTGATGATTGTGAACACCatgtgtcgaatatactag